The nucleotide sequence GCGCGGTCGCCCAGGCCTACGACACGCTGATCCCGCGCGGGCGCTATCCTGCCGCCGCCGTGTTCGTCGAGATGCGCCCCGAAGACGTCGACGTGAACGTTCATCCGATGAAGACCGAGGTGCGCTTTCGCAACTCGGGGGCGGTGTTCGAGGCGGTCTATCATGCGCTCCGCGATCGGCTCGCCGATCAGACGGTCGCCGACGGCCCGCCCGGCGCGCCGTCGCCCGTGCCGGCGCGCCCCGAGGCCGCGGGCGCGCTGATCGCGCCCTCGGACGCCGCCGCCGCGCGGCTGCTTCGCCTGGTGCCCGACGCGCCGGCGCTCGCTCGCGCCGAGCAGCGCGCGCTCGGCCTTGGATGGAATTCGAGCACGGCGGCCGAGGTCGCCGCGCTCTATGACTCGCCCGCCGGCTCCGCCGCCGCGCCGGCCGCGGCAGCGATGAACGGCGGCGCCGGGATCGCCGCCCAGATTGCTCCCAACGTCGTCCCGCTCGGCCGTCCCGGCTCCGAGCGCCAGATTCCCGAGCGGCAGATCCCGATGTACTCGCGGCTGCGGGTCATCGGCCAGGTCTTCGCCGGCTATATCGCGCTCGAGGGCGACGACGGGCTTATCCTGGTCGATCAGCACGCGGCGCACGAGCGCGTCACCTTCGAAAAACTGCGCGCCGAGGCGCGCGCGGGCGGAATCCGCGTCCAGTCGATGCTCACGTCCGTGCCGATCGAGCTCAATCCGGCGCGCGCCCCGCAGGTGCTTGCGGCGCTGGATGAGTTTCGCGCCATGGGCTTCGAGCTCGAGCCGTTCGGCCCCGCAACCGTGCTGCTCAACGGCGCGCCCGCGGTCTTCGGCGCCGAGGGCGGCGCGCGCCTGTTGAGCGAGATGATCGACGCGATGGGCGAAGAGGGCTTTAGACCAGACGGGTTTCGCCTTGAGGGATCCCGTGCGGGCGGCGCCACGGCCTTTGACGATCTGCTGAAGCAGCTTGCCTGCCACGGGTCGGTGCGCGTCGGCCGCGTGCTTCGCGAGCCCGAAATTTCGGCGCTGCTCGAAGAACTTGATCGCACCGAGTTCAAGACCAACTGCCCGCATGGCCGCCCGGTCCATATTCAATGGAACCGGGGCCTTATCGAACGGATGTTCCGGCGCTAGCCGATGAATCCGGCGAAAACAGCGACCGCCGCGGCGGCGGCGCGAGATTCCGCGGCATCCCCGATCACGCCCGCAGGGCCGCCGCGCGCGATCCGCGTCGGGTTTATCGTCGGGCCGACGGGGGTCGGCAAGTCGGCGGCCGCGATGGCCCTCGCCGCGCGGCTCGACGCCGAAATCGTCAACGCCGACTCGCGCCAGGTGTATCGCGGTATGGACATCGGCACGGCCAAGCCCGGCGCCGAGGATCGGCGCCGGGTGCCGCATCATCTGCTGGACCTCCGCGAATTGAGCGAACCGCTCGACGTGGCGGAGTTTCTGAAACTTGCGCGCGCCGCGATCGCCGAGGTGGCGGCGCGCGGGCGTAACCCGATCGTGGTCGGGGGCAGCGGCTTTTACCTGCGCGTGCTCCGCGGCGGAATCTTCGCCGGGCCCCCCGCCGCGCCTGAAGTCCGCCGCGAGCTCGAGGCGCTCGCCGCCGAGCGCGGCGTCGAGTACCTGCACGGTCGCCTCGCCGAAGTTGACGCCGCCGCCGCCGCGCGCATCGGCCATCGCGACCTCTACCGTATCGTGCGCGCGCTCGAAGTGTTTCGGCTGACCGGCCAGCCGATTAGCGTCCATCAGCGAGGCCATCGTTTTGCCGCGCGCGAGTACGAGACGCTGACCGTAGGCCTCGCGGCGGAGCGCAAGCGGCTTTACGAGGCGATCAACCGGCGTTTCGACGAGATGGTCGCGCGCGGGATGGTCGAGGAGGTGCGCCGTTTGCTCGCAGCCGGATACGACCCGGACAAGCCGCCGCTTAAGACCGTCGGCTACCGGCAAATCGCCGCGGCCGTGCG is from Candidatus Binataceae bacterium and encodes:
- the miaA gene encoding tRNA (adenosine(37)-N6)-dimethylallyltransferase MiaA, which gives rise to MNPAKTATAAAAARDSAASPITPAGPPRAIRVGFIVGPTGVGKSAAAMALAARLDAEIVNADSRQVYRGMDIGTAKPGAEDRRRVPHHLLDLRELSEPLDVAEFLKLARAAIAEVAARGRNPIVVGGSGFYLRVLRGGIFAGPPAAPEVRRELEALAAERGVEYLHGRLAEVDAAAAARIGHRDLYRIVRALEVFRLTGQPISVHQRGHRFAAREYETLTVGLAAERKRLYEAINRRFDEMVARGMVEEVRRLLAAGYDPDKPPLKTVGYRQIAAAVRGEMTLLEAVELAKRDTRRLAKRQLTWFRADPEIVWVDAEHGLQEAFSLLDAFFAGRQAESL
- the mutL gene encoding DNA mismatch repair endonuclease MutL — translated: MAERLIHILPERVASQIAAGEVVERPASALKELVENSLDAGAKSISVEIERGGAGLIAVGDDGCGMGREDAILSLRRHATSKIRDAADLAAVRTMGFRGEALASIASVAQLRMLTRRAADLAGVEIAASGGEISLARECAAAPGTRIEIRELFFNTPARLKFLKTLATEQGAAADVIARLAIANWRVAFKLVAEGRVVYDLPRAVSPLERMRQLYGAKLASRMLAFDSARAGARVFGLAAVSQDSYPTPRMVFTFVNRRAVRDRVLQRAVAQAYDTLIPRGRYPAAAVFVEMRPEDVDVNVHPMKTEVRFRNSGAVFEAVYHALRDRLADQTVADGPPGAPSPVPARPEAAGALIAPSDAAAARLLRLVPDAPALARAEQRALGLGWNSSTAAEVAALYDSPAGSAAAPAAAAMNGGAGIAAQIAPNVVPLGRPGSERQIPERQIPMYSRLRVIGQVFAGYIALEGDDGLILVDQHAAHERVTFEKLRAEARAGGIRVQSMLTSVPIELNPARAPQVLAALDEFRAMGFELEPFGPATVLLNGAPAVFGAEGGARLLSEMIDAMGEEGFRPDGFRLEGSRAGGATAFDDLLKQLACHGSVRVGRVLREPEISALLEELDRTEFKTNCPHGRPVHIQWNRGLIERMFRR